The Candidatus Eisenbacteria bacterium genome includes the window CCGCCGTCTGACAATCATCCATTCGCTGGCCTTCATCCTCGGCTTCTCGCTCGTGTTCGTGGCGCTCGGGGCGACGGCCACGGTGGCGGGACAATTCCTCCGGGAGCACCAGGACTCCCTCCGGAGGGCCGGCGGCGCGCTCATTATCCTCTTCGGGATTTTTCTGACCGGCCTCGTTCCCATTCCCGCCCTGTCGCGCGAGCGGAAAAAGCAGCTCACGACGAAGCCGCTCGGCGTGTTGGGATCGGTGCTCGTCGGAATCACGTTCGCGGCGGGCTGGACTCCGTGCATCGGACCGATCCTGGCCTCCATCCTCATCTACGCGAGCACGGCGAAGACGGTCGGCACGGGGGTGGTACTCTTGTCGGTGTACTCGCTGGGTCTGGCGGTGCCTTTTTTTCTCTCCTCGCTCGCCCTGAACTCCTTCCTCGCCGCATCGCGCAAGATTCGCGGT containing:
- a CDS encoding cytochrome c biogenesis protein CcdA codes for the protein MFESQVNQVSLLAAFFAGLVSFVSPCVLPLVPSYITFITGVSFDELTSASAAPRVRRLTIIHSLAFILGFSLVFVALGATATVAGQFLREHQDSLRRAGGALIILFGIFLTGLVPIPALSRERKKQLTTKPLGVLGSVLVGITFAAGWTPCIGPILASILIYASTAKTVGTGVVLLSVYSLGLAVPFFLSSLALNSFLAASRKIRGQLRTIEVASGVVLILFGVLLVTDLFPRFVSFLSRFLPAVG